A genome region from Flavobacterium sp. CFS9 includes the following:
- a CDS encoding uracil-DNA glycosylase: MKINLSPDWEVILKDENQKTYFSELMKTLEIEYQTHTCYPPAELIFSAFNTCAFQNLKVVIIGQDPYHGEGEANGLSFSVNDSVKIPPSLRNIYRELSDDLDSIFMPTSGNLEKWAEQGVLLLNASLTVRKDSPNSHKHLKWNLFTDAVIQAISDRKENVVFLLWGSFAQKKGAKIDRSKHFILESGHPSPMSANQGKWFGNKHFSKTNEFLKSKAIKEIDWL, encoded by the coding sequence ATGAAAATCAATCTTTCTCCTGATTGGGAAGTGATATTAAAAGATGAAAATCAAAAAACTTATTTTTCAGAGTTAATGAAAACTTTGGAAATTGAGTATCAAACACATACTTGTTACCCTCCAGCAGAATTGATTTTCTCTGCTTTTAACACCTGTGCTTTTCAAAACTTAAAAGTTGTCATCATAGGACAAGATCCTTATCATGGAGAAGGAGAGGCGAATGGATTGAGTTTTTCTGTAAATGATTCAGTTAAAATCCCACCATCACTGCGAAATATTTACAGAGAACTAAGTGACGATCTCGATTCTATCTTTATGCCAACCTCAGGTAATCTTGAAAAATGGGCAGAACAAGGTGTTTTACTTTTAAATGCATCCTTGACGGTTCGCAAAGACAGTCCAAATAGCCATAAACATTTGAAATGGAATTTGTTTACTGACGCCGTAATTCAAGCTATTTCAGATCGAAAAGAGAATGTTGTTTTCCTGCTATGGGGAAGCTTTGCTCAAAAAAAAGGCGCTAAAATTGATCGTTCGAAACATTTTATTTTAGAATCCGGACATCCTTCACCTATGAGTGCTAATCAGGGAAAATGGTTTGGAAACAAACATTTTAGCAAAACCAATGAATTTTTGAAATCCAAAGCAATCAAAGAAATCGACTGGCTGTAG
- a CDS encoding DNA mismatch repair protein MutS: MISITEKTLQDLQFPTVLETISAGCNTYIGKEKALQITPFRDQETLMQALMQTSEYVSSFQNNNAIPNHGFDAITHEIKFLAIEDSFLEVGSFRKIATLSSTSNFLLNFLKKFDDYYPNLNARASRVEYTKDIVTTIDAIVDKYGEIKDNASPALLSIRQGMNLVRGKVNQSFGVALTQYNSLGYLDDIKESFVQNRRVLAVLAMYRRKVKGSILGSSKTGSIAYIEPEATLKYSRELANLEYEEKEEITRILKQLSNAIRPYLPLLIEYQEFLSDIDVVAGKAKYANRINGILPTITEERRLFFREAYHPILYLNNKQKNEVTHPQTIELKQDNRIIVISGPNAGGKTISLKTVGLLQLMLQSGMLIPVHERSETFLFDRILTDIGDNQSIENHLSTYSYRLKNMNYFLKKCNKKTMFLIDEFGTGSDPELGGALAEIFLEEFYHREAFGIITTHYSNLKILANELPYATNANMMFDEKTLEPMYKLALGQAGSSFTFEVALKNGIPFGLINRAKKKIEVGKVRFDKTIATLQKERSKLEKTSLNLKEEETRAREESKKMENINVKIKQKLESYQELYDSNQKTIYIGQKIEDISEKYFNNKNKKELIGEFLKIVEIENSKRKKATPKETKAIIEKKKEVIAEITVKVEEIRKEKKEKKLKPVVEKPKPVLKVGDRVRMLDGRSVGSIDAIEKNKATVNYGIFTSKVSLDELELVEAVKK; the protein is encoded by the coding sequence ATGATATCTATAACCGAAAAAACTTTACAAGATTTACAATTTCCAACAGTACTCGAAACCATTTCAGCAGGCTGTAATACTTATATAGGAAAAGAAAAAGCTTTACAAATAACACCTTTTAGAGATCAGGAAACTTTGATGCAGGCTTTGATGCAGACATCGGAGTATGTTTCCTCCTTTCAAAATAATAACGCCATTCCCAATCACGGATTTGACGCCATAACTCATGAGATTAAGTTTTTAGCAATTGAAGACAGTTTTCTTGAAGTGGGAAGTTTTAGAAAAATTGCTACACTTTCTTCTACCTCAAACTTTTTACTTAATTTCCTTAAAAAGTTTGATGATTATTATCCAAATCTAAATGCAAGAGCTTCACGTGTTGAATACACGAAAGATATTGTGACCACTATTGATGCTATTGTAGATAAATATGGTGAAATAAAAGACAATGCTTCACCAGCTTTACTAAGTATTCGTCAGGGCATGAACCTGGTTCGCGGTAAAGTCAACCAAAGTTTCGGAGTTGCTCTTACGCAATACAATAGTCTTGGTTATCTTGATGATATAAAAGAAAGCTTTGTGCAAAACCGAAGAGTTTTAGCAGTTTTAGCCATGTACCGCCGAAAAGTGAAAGGCTCTATTTTAGGAAGTTCAAAAACAGGAAGTATTGCCTATATCGAACCTGAGGCTACACTAAAATACTCCAGAGAATTAGCCAATTTGGAATACGAAGAGAAGGAAGAAATTACCAGAATCTTGAAGCAATTATCGAATGCAATTCGTCCGTATTTGCCTTTATTAATTGAATACCAGGAATTTTTGAGTGATATTGACGTTGTTGCCGGAAAGGCAAAATATGCGAATCGCATCAACGGAATCCTGCCTACTATTACAGAAGAAAGAAGGTTGTTTTTCAGAGAAGCGTATCACCCGATTTTGTATCTGAACAACAAACAGAAAAACGAAGTTACTCATCCACAAACCATTGAACTAAAGCAGGATAATCGTATCATTGTGATTTCAGGACCCAATGCGGGTGGAAAAACCATTTCACTAAAAACAGTAGGTTTATTACAGCTAATGCTTCAATCAGGGATGCTTATTCCGGTCCACGAACGAAGTGAGACATTCTTGTTTGACAGAATTTTAACAGATATTGGAGATAATCAATCAATTGAAAATCATCTAAGTACATATAGTTACCGATTAAAGAACATGAACTACTTCCTGAAAAAATGCAACAAGAAGACCATGTTCTTAATTGATGAATTTGGTACAGGTTCTGATCCGGAATTAGGAGGTGCTTTGGCAGAGATATTCCTGGAAGAATTTTATCATCGTGAAGCTTTTGGAATTATAACCACTCATTATTCCAATCTAAAGATTTTGGCTAATGAATTGCCATATGCAACCAATGCCAACATGATGTTTGATGAAAAAACTTTAGAACCTATGTACAAATTGGCTTTAGGTCAGGCCGGAAGTTCATTTACTTTTGAAGTAGCTCTAAAAAACGGAATTCCTTTTGGATTGATTAACCGTGCCAAAAAGAAAATTGAAGTGGGTAAAGTTCGTTTTGATAAAACGATTGCCACCCTTCAAAAGGAGCGTTCGAAGCTTGAAAAAACTTCTCTTAATTTAAAAGAGGAAGAAACCAGGGCTCGTGAAGAGAGTAAAAAGATGGAAAACATCAATGTAAAGATCAAGCAAAAACTCGAAAGTTATCAGGAATTGTACGATAGCAATCAGAAAACCATTTATATCGGTCAGAAAATCGAAGATATTTCAGAGAAGTATTTCAACAACAAAAACAAGAAAGAACTTATTGGTGAATTTTTGAAAATAGTTGAGATTGAAAACTCAAAACGCAAAAAAGCTACTCCGAAAGAAACAAAAGCAATAATTGAAAAGAAAAAAGAAGTAATTGCTGAAATCACTGTTAAAGTGGAGGAAATTCGAAAAGAGAAAAAAGAAAAGAAACTTAAACCTGTAGTTGAAAAACCGAAACCAGTTCTAAAAGTTGGCGATCGCGTAAGAATGCTCGACGGAAGATCTGTTGGAAGTATTGATGCTATAGAAAAAAATAAAGCAACGGTAAATTACGGCATTTTTACTTCGAAAGTAAGTTTAGATGAATTAGAGTTGGTTGAAGCGGTTAAAAAATAG
- a CDS encoding thiol-disulfide oxidoreductase DCC family protein has translation MIDLPANKKIVLFDGICNLCNSAVQFIIKHDKKDVFRFVALQSELGISICKHLGISFAKMDSILLFNPGSAYFYKSSAVIAIAKEFGGLWRLSEIFRIVPIFISDRIYDYVAKNRYNWYGKKESCMIPTPELKAKFL, from the coding sequence ATGATTGATTTACCCGCAAATAAAAAAATAGTTCTCTTTGACGGCATCTGCAATCTCTGTAATTCTGCCGTACAATTCATAATCAAGCACGACAAAAAAGACGTTTTTAGATTTGTGGCTTTGCAATCAGAATTAGGAATTTCGATTTGTAAACATTTGGGGATTAGTTTTGCAAAAATGGACAGTATTTTATTGTTCAATCCGGGCTCTGCTTATTTTTACAAGTCCTCAGCAGTAATTGCTATTGCGAAAGAATTTGGTGGTCTTTGGAGACTTTCGGAAATTTTCAGGATTGTTCCCATTTTTATCAGCGATCGTATTTACGATTATGTTGCAAAAAATCGATACAATTGGTATGGCAAAAAAGAAAGCTGCATGATTCCAACGCCGGAGTTAAAGGCAAAGTTTCTTTAG
- the ettA gene encoding energy-dependent translational throttle protein EttA — translation MSDDKKVIFSMQKLSKTYQGADKPVLKNIYLSFFYGAKIGILGLNGSGKSSLLKIIAGVDKNYQGDVVFQPGYTVGYLEQEPILDDSKTVIEVVREGAAETMAVLEEYNQINDLFGLPENYEDQDKMDKLMDRQAALQDKIDALGAWEIDTKLEIAMDALRTPEGDTPIKNLSGGERRRVALCRLLLQQPDVLLLDEPTNHLDAESVLWLEQHLAQYSGTVIAVTHDRYFLDNVAGWILELDRGEGIPWKGNYSSWLDQKSNRMAQEEKVASKRRKTLERELEWVRQGAKGRQTKQKARLQNYDKLLNEDQKQLDENLEIYIPNGPRLGTNVIEAKNVAKAFGDKLLYDNLNFTLPQAGIVGIIGPNGAGKSTIFKMIMGEQQTDSGEFSVGETVKIAYVDQSHSNIDPNKSIWENFADGQELVMMGGKQVNSRAYLSRFNFGGGEQNKKVSMLSGGERNRLHLAMTLKEEGNVLLLDEPTNDLDVNTLRALEEGLENFAGCAVIISHDRWFLDRICTHILAFEGDSEVYFFEGSFSDYEENKKKRLGGDLTPKRLKYRKLIR, via the coding sequence ATGTCAGACGATAAGAAAGTAATTTTCTCAATGCAAAAATTGAGTAAGACCTATCAGGGAGCAGACAAGCCTGTACTTAAAAATATTTACCTGAGCTTTTTCTATGGAGCGAAAATTGGTATTTTAGGACTTAATGGTTCCGGAAAATCTTCACTTTTAAAAATTATTGCAGGAGTTGATAAAAACTACCAGGGTGATGTTGTTTTTCAACCGGGTTACACAGTTGGTTACTTAGAGCAAGAGCCAATCCTTGATGATTCTAAAACAGTTATTGAAGTTGTTCGTGAAGGAGCAGCTGAAACTATGGCCGTTTTAGAAGAATACAATCAAATCAATGATTTGTTTGGTCTTCCTGAAAATTATGAAGATCAGGATAAAATGGACAAGTTAATGGATCGTCAGGCAGCTTTACAAGACAAAATTGATGCTCTTGGTGCCTGGGAAATTGATACAAAACTTGAAATTGCGATGGATGCCTTACGTACACCGGAAGGAGATACACCAATTAAAAACCTTTCAGGAGGGGAGCGTCGTCGTGTAGCACTATGTCGTTTGTTATTACAACAACCTGATGTATTACTTTTAGATGAGCCTACCAACCACCTTGATGCAGAGAGTGTTCTTTGGTTAGAGCAACATTTAGCGCAATATTCAGGAACTGTAATTGCTGTAACGCACGATAGATACTTCTTAGACAATGTTGCAGGTTGGATTTTAGAGTTGGATAGAGGTGAAGGTATTCCATGGAAAGGAAACTATTCTTCATGGTTGGATCAAAAATCAAACCGTATGGCTCAGGAAGAAAAAGTGGCTTCTAAAAGAAGAAAAACTTTAGAGCGTGAGTTGGAGTGGGTTCGTCAGGGAGCAAAAGGTCGTCAAACCAAACAAAAAGCCCGTTTACAGAACTACGACAAATTATTGAATGAAGATCAAAAACAATTGGATGAAAATCTGGAAATCTATATCCCGAACGGGCCTCGTTTAGGAACTAATGTGATCGAAGCTAAAAATGTTGCAAAAGCTTTTGGAGATAAATTATTATACGATAATCTGAACTTCACTTTGCCACAGGCCGGAATTGTTGGAATTATTGGACCAAACGGTGCAGGTAAGTCGACTATCTTCAAAATGATTATGGGAGAGCAGCAAACGGATAGTGGAGAATTTTCAGTTGGTGAAACTGTAAAAATTGCTTATGTAGATCAGTCACACTCAAACATCGATCCTAATAAATCAATTTGGGAAAATTTTGCTGACGGTCAGGAATTGGTGATGATGGGAGGTAAGCAGGTAAATTCAAGAGCTTACTTGTCACGTTTCAATTTTGGAGGTGGAGAGCAAAACAAAAAAGTATCAATGTTATCTGGTGGAGAACGTAACCGTTTACACTTAGCGATGACTTTGAAAGAAGAAGGTAACGTACTTTTACTGGATGAGCCAACGAATGACCTTGACGTAAATACACTTCGTGCACTTGAGGAAGGTTTAGAAAACTTCGCTGGCTGTGCTGTGATTATTTCACACGACAGATGGTTCTTAGATAGAATCTGTACTCACATTCTTGCTTTTGAAGGTGACTCAGAAGTTTATTTCTTTGAAGGAAGTTTCTCTGATTACGAAGAAAACAAAAAGAAACGTCTTGGTGGCGATTTAACTCCAAAACGTCTGAAATACAGAAAATTGATCCGATAA
- a CDS encoding CAL67264 family membrane protein has product MGMNKNTILGWATFIMVLMGLLLIGLGAFRYRDVSGWGFAATGVGFIANAWVFNALKGRV; this is encoded by the coding sequence ATGGGAATGAATAAAAACACCATTTTAGGATGGGCAACTTTTATAATGGTACTTATGGGATTGTTACTTATAGGTCTCGGCGCTTTTAGATACAGAGATGTTTCGGGCTGGGGATTTGCAGCAACCGGAGTTGGTTTTATTGCAAACGCCTGGGTTTTCAACGCTTTGAAAGGAAGAGTTTAA
- a CDS encoding ATP-binding protein, which translates to MAPSTLNLRISRIRTILALFVCLLTGFKSHSQSQILPKTNSDIILSKIDSIKKLIQTENVENHLLGLRILNKTKAYLETKKDTAGLLFFHRESIKLISYLRSFGTPNAYLFENFQILKKYNDKRELALLYEALGDLRYYEGNKLLSHEYDLKAQRLIKKYGNYEDNININYNLSVYYKTSKDYKRSIDFAMTSLENIKKSNTFEKNNFKIPNLYLFISEDYYHLKENDSVYKYLTLAEKTKTPATDGRYPYGAKLNELKAMYYYNIGDLQTAAKLYQVSVSEYVKLNQFRMRLAQKSNKLNSTLKIKNIENKGKINEARLESVSESYKNYLLLFALLTVLILTVLFIIQFRASKYKMKVNLILQKKNLELKKINRELNEASKIKDTFLDVVTHELKTPLNTIKGTAYLLKNEKSELLKEDYIKNLNFSSDYLLGFINNMVDFKNLKRHDTINLEYKDINLEMILNSIIEMFKINNLNQNRILLDFDDKISQILKCDEIRFTQVIMELMTNAAKFTKNGEITLKAELMNSANGKESIKFEISDTGIGISEDVQSKIFEPFIQESSEINMNYGGSGLGLSIIKRTLELFESQIKVKSKKGKGTTFSFLINFEISKESNDEIIFNNIERQIEQLTDIEILLVEDNKMNQLIAKKILINKGFKCDVANNGLEAVEKVKAKSYAIILMDIMMPVMDGFEASTIISDLKPEIPIIALTAICENIGNEDFQRAKILEKLDKPVDPDILYETILKYVVQKTV; encoded by the coding sequence GTGGCCCCATCTACTTTAAATTTACGCATTTCAAGAATAAGGACTATTCTTGCGCTATTTGTTTGTCTTTTAACTGGTTTTAAGAGTCATTCACAGTCTCAGATTCTCCCAAAAACAAATTCAGACATTATTCTGTCAAAGATTGATAGTATAAAAAAGTTAATCCAAACGGAGAATGTAGAAAATCATCTTTTAGGACTTAGAATCTTAAATAAAACAAAAGCTTATCTCGAAACAAAAAAAGACACGGCAGGTCTTTTGTTCTTTCACAGAGAGAGTATCAAACTAATTTCCTATTTACGAAGTTTTGGAACTCCAAATGCCTATCTGTTTGAAAATTTTCAAATCTTAAAAAAATACAATGATAAGCGTGAGTTAGCCTTATTGTATGAAGCTCTTGGTGATTTGAGATACTATGAAGGCAATAAGCTACTGTCGCATGAGTATGATTTGAAAGCACAAAGGCTAATAAAAAAATATGGCAACTATGAGGATAATATAAATATAAACTACAACCTCTCCGTTTATTACAAAACTTCTAAAGATTATAAGAGATCTATTGATTTTGCGATGACCTCGCTTGAAAACATTAAGAAGAGTAACACATTTGAGAAGAATAATTTCAAGATACCCAATTTATATCTCTTCATTTCTGAAGATTATTACCACTTAAAGGAAAACGACAGCGTATATAAATATCTGACACTTGCAGAAAAAACAAAAACGCCTGCGACAGACGGAAGATATCCTTATGGTGCTAAGCTGAATGAATTAAAAGCAATGTATTATTACAATATAGGTGATCTGCAAACAGCAGCAAAGCTGTACCAGGTTTCAGTATCAGAATACGTTAAACTCAATCAGTTTAGAATGAGGCTTGCTCAAAAATCAAACAAGTTAAATAGTACATTAAAGATAAAAAATATTGAGAATAAAGGGAAGATTAATGAAGCGAGACTTGAAAGCGTAAGTGAATCTTATAAAAATTATTTACTACTTTTTGCATTGTTGACTGTTCTAATATTGACAGTGCTATTTATAATTCAATTTAGAGCATCAAAGTACAAAATGAAGGTTAATTTAATTCTGCAGAAGAAAAACTTAGAGTTAAAAAAAATAAACAGAGAGCTAAATGAAGCATCAAAAATAAAAGATACTTTTCTTGATGTGGTAACCCATGAATTGAAAACTCCTTTAAATACGATCAAAGGAACAGCATATTTGCTTAAAAATGAAAAATCAGAACTTCTAAAAGAAGATTATATTAAAAATTTAAATTTTTCTTCGGATTATCTTCTGGGCTTTATCAACAATATGGTAGATTTTAAGAATCTAAAACGTCACGATACTATTAACTTAGAATACAAAGACATTAACCTGGAAATGATATTGAACTCCATCATTGAAATGTTTAAAATCAATAATCTGAATCAGAATAGGATCCTGCTTGATTTTGATGATAAAATTTCACAAATTTTAAAGTGTGATGAAATCAGGTTTACTCAGGTAATAATGGAATTGATGACGAATGCTGCAAAATTTACTAAAAATGGGGAAATAACTTTAAAAGCAGAATTAATGAATTCTGCTAATGGTAAAGAAAGCATTAAATTTGAAATTTCTGATACTGGAATCGGAATTTCAGAAGATGTTCAAAGTAAAATATTTGAACCTTTCATACAGGAATCGAGCGAGATTAATATGAATTATGGCGGTAGCGGTTTAGGATTGTCAATTATAAAAAGAACGCTGGAGCTTTTTGAAAGCCAGATAAAAGTTAAATCAAAAAAAGGTAAAGGAACTACTTTTTCGTTTCTAATAAATTTTGAAATTTCTAAAGAAAGCAATGATGAAATTATTTTTAATAATATTGAAAGACAAATTGAACAACTTACAGATATCGAGATTTTATTAGTTGAAGATAATAAAATGAATCAGCTGATAGCTAAGAAAATTTTAATCAATAAAGGTTTTAAATGTGATGTCGCTAATAATGGACTTGAAGCAGTTGAGAAAGTAAAAGCTAAAAGTTATGCCATAATATTGATGGATATCATGATGCCTGTTATGGATGGTTTTGAAGCATCTACAATCATTAGTGATTTAAAACCCGAAATACCAATCATTGCTCTAACAGCTATTTGCGAAAATATCGGTAACGAAGATTTTCAAAGGGCTAAAATTTTAGAGAAACTGGATAAACCAGTAGACCCGGATATTTTGTATGAAACAATTTTAAAATATGTTGTACAAAAAACAGTTTAA
- the holA gene encoding DNA polymerase III subunit delta has translation MDEVVKIVNDIKAGNIKPIYFLMGEEPYYIDKLSEYIEQNVLAEEEKGFNQTVLYGRDVTVEDIVATAKRYPMMADRQVVIVKEAQDLSRTIDKIESYVGNPMETTVLVFCYKYKTLDKRKKVTKLLAQKGIVYESKKLYENQVGDWIKRVLAGKKYTIDPKANAMLVEFLGTDLSKINNELEKLQIILPQGTVITPQHIEENIGFSKDYNVFELRKAIGERNQLKAYKIAENFAHNPKEYPLVMTTGLVFGFFVQLLKYHGLKDKNPKNVATAIGVNPYFLKEYDLAIKNYPMRKVSQIVGALRDVDVKSKGVGANALPQSDLLKEMLYKIFN, from the coding sequence ATGGACGAAGTAGTAAAAATTGTTAATGATATAAAAGCCGGAAATATAAAACCGATCTATTTTTTAATGGGTGAAGAGCCATATTATATTGATAAATTATCGGAGTATATTGAACAAAATGTGCTTGCTGAAGAAGAAAAGGGATTCAATCAGACTGTTTTGTACGGAAGAGATGTAACGGTTGAAGATATCGTGGCAACGGCCAAGCGCTATCCTATGATGGCTGATCGTCAGGTTGTTATTGTGAAAGAAGCACAGGATTTATCACGAACAATTGATAAAATAGAGTCTTATGTAGGCAATCCGATGGAAACAACGGTACTGGTTTTTTGTTATAAATACAAAACACTGGACAAGCGTAAAAAAGTAACCAAATTACTGGCTCAGAAAGGAATTGTTTATGAAAGTAAAAAATTATACGAAAATCAGGTTGGTGACTGGATAAAACGCGTGCTTGCCGGAAAGAAATATACAATTGATCCAAAAGCCAATGCCATGTTGGTTGAATTTTTGGGTACCGATTTGAGTAAGATTAATAATGAGTTAGAAAAATTACAAATCATTCTGCCGCAAGGAACGGTTATTACACCCCAACATATCGAGGAAAATATTGGTTTTAGTAAAGATTATAATGTTTTTGAATTGCGAAAAGCCATAGGGGAACGTAATCAGTTGAAGGCCTATAAGATTGCGGAGAATTTTGCCCATAATCCTAAAGAATATCCACTGGTAATGACAACGGGATTGGTATTCGGTTTCTTTGTACAACTTTTAAAATACCACGGACTTAAAGATAAAAACCCTAAAAATGTAGCAACAGCCATTGGAGTCAATCCTTATTTTTTAAAAGAGTATGATTTAGCGATAAAAAACTATCCAATGCGAAAAGTGAGCCAGATTGTAGGCGCACTACGTGATGTTGATGTTAAAAGCAAAGGAGTAGGAGCAAATGCATTACCACAATCCGATTTGTTAAAAGAAATGCTCTATAAAATATTCAATTAA
- a CDS encoding type I restriction enzyme HsdR N-terminal domain-containing protein: protein MLKLNFPTYTFRFKNSENKVSIFDEIRKKFIILTPEEWVRQHVVQFLMIEKKYPKSLINVEKVLTVNGLRKRYDVVVFNSDGSIHILVECKAPEVKISQATFDQIARYNMTMQARFLNVTNGLNHFYCQMDFENEKYQFLRSLPDYKE, encoded by the coding sequence ATGCTTAAACTTAATTTCCCAACCTACACTTTCCGATTCAAAAATAGCGAAAATAAAGTGTCTATTTTTGATGAAATCAGGAAAAAATTTATCATTCTTACTCCTGAAGAATGGGTCCGTCAACATGTTGTTCAGTTTTTAATGATTGAGAAAAAGTACCCTAAATCACTTATAAATGTTGAGAAAGTGCTTACTGTCAATGGTTTAAGAAAAAGATATGACGTAGTAGTGTTTAATTCTGATGGCTCTATACATATATTGGTAGAATGTAAAGCACCCGAAGTTAAAATCTCTCAGGCAACTTTTGATCAGATTGCCCGTTATAACATGACAATGCAGGCACGGTTTTTGAATGTCACAAACGGACTGAATCATTTTTACTGTCAGATGGATTTTGAGAATGAAAAATATCAGTTTTTAAGAAGTTTGCCCGATTATAAAGAATAG
- a CDS encoding glycosyltransferase family 2 protein has translation MDKIAVVILNWNGVKLLEQFLPSVIRFSEGAQIYVADNASTDDSIDFVKNNFPSIKIVENTGNHGFAKGYNDALQHIDAEIYALVNSDIEVTENWLTPILETFENEKLTAIIQPKILDYKNKEYFEYAGAAGGFIDKYGFPFCRGRIFDTIEKDNGQYDDNCELFWASGACFFIRSEVYHELGGFDETFFAHQEEIDLCWRAANEGHVIKYVSGSTVYHVGGATLQQGNPRKTFLNFRNSLLMLVKNLPKKRLFFVIFFRMVLDGIAGIRFLTQGKFGHTFAILKAHFSFYCISLKYLKKRKDFQIQEYYMVKSIVYLYYLKKLQVFKEIFNINQNIKN, from the coding sequence TTGGATAAAATAGCTGTTGTAATTTTAAACTGGAATGGTGTAAAATTGTTGGAACAATTTTTACCTTCTGTTATCCGATTTTCTGAGGGCGCTCAAATTTATGTTGCTGATAATGCTTCAACGGATGATTCTATAGACTTTGTTAAGAATAATTTCCCTTCCATAAAAATAGTAGAAAACACGGGCAACCATGGCTTTGCTAAAGGTTACAATGATGCTTTGCAACATATTGATGCTGAAATTTATGCTTTGGTAAATTCAGATATTGAAGTTACAGAGAACTGGCTCACTCCTATCCTTGAAACTTTTGAGAATGAAAAGTTAACTGCAATCATTCAGCCAAAAATTCTGGATTATAAAAACAAGGAATACTTTGAATATGCAGGTGCGGCCGGTGGTTTCATTGATAAATATGGATTCCCTTTTTGTCGTGGTCGTATTTTTGATACGATAGAGAAAGATAATGGACAATATGATGATAATTGTGAATTGTTTTGGGCTTCCGGGGCTTGTTTCTTTATCAGAAGTGAAGTTTATCATGAACTCGGAGGTTTTGACGAAACTTTCTTTGCTCATCAGGAAGAAATCGATTTGTGCTGGCGTGCTGCAAATGAAGGCCATGTAATTAAATACGTCTCCGGTTCCACTGTTTATCATGTCGGTGGAGCAACTCTACAACAAGGAAATCCGAGAAAGACTTTTTTGAATTTTAGAAATTCATTATTGATGCTTGTCAAGAATTTGCCAAAAAAGAGACTGTTCTTCGTGATTTTCTTCCGAATGGTTTTAGACGGAATAGCGGGTATCCGTTTCCTTACTCAGGGGAAATTCGGCCATACTTTTGCTATCCTGAAAGCGCATTTCTCTTTTTATTGCATATCTTTAAAATACCTTAAAAAGCGTAAAGATTTCCAGATACAAGAATACTATATGGTTAAAAGTATCGTTTACTTGTATTACCTGAAGAAATTACAGGTATTTAAAGAAATCTTTAACATTAATCAAAATATTAAGAACTAA
- a CDS encoding OmpA family protein: MRKIVIALSVLMALTSCVSKKQYAALEAKNKEIQDLLNSCTVKLNTCLEEKAGLAATAESYKQHNQDLISTSKDLTVLTTKGAENLEKSLESLKEKDLKISRLQDALTKKDSVTLALVTSLKGAVGINDPDIEINVEKGVVFISIADKLLFKSGSYDVSDKAKSVLAKVAKVVNDKPDFECMVEGHTDDVPYKSNGIILDNWDLSVKRSTSIVRVLSNELGVNPAKLIAAGRSSYVPLVANDSAENKARNRRTRIVVMPKIDQFYDMIEKEMKKQAK, translated from the coding sequence ATGAGAAAAATAGTTATCGCACTATCAGTACTAATGGCCTTAACTTCGTGTGTATCGAAAAAGCAATATGCTGCTTTAGAAGCTAAGAACAAAGAGATACAAGATTTATTAAACTCTTGCACAGTTAAATTAAATACTTGTTTGGAAGAAAAAGCAGGATTAGCAGCAACTGCTGAAAGCTATAAACAACACAATCAGGATTTAATCAGTACTTCTAAAGACTTAACTGTTTTAACTACTAAAGGAGCTGAAAATCTTGAGAAATCTTTAGAAAGTTTAAAAGAAAAAGATTTAAAAATATCTAGACTTCAGGATGCATTAACTAAGAAAGACAGTGTAACTCTAGCTTTAGTTACTAGCTTAAAAGGAGCTGTTGGAATCAATGATCCGGATATCGAAATCAACGTAGAAAAAGGAGTTGTATTTATTTCTATCGCTGATAAATTATTATTCAAAAGTGGAAGTTATGACGTAAGCGACAAAGCAAAATCTGTTTTGGCTAAAGTTGCAAAAGTAGTGAACGACAAACCTGATTTTGAATGTATGGTTGAAGGTCACACAGATGACGTTCCTTACAAAAGCAATGGAATTATCTTAGACAACTGGGATTTAAGTGTTAAACGTTCTACTTCAATCGTTCGTGTATTAAGCAATGAACTTGGTGTAAACCCTGCTAAATTAATCGCTGCCGGTAGAAGTTCTTATGTACCATTAGTAGCTAATGATAGTGCTGAGAATAAAGCTCGTAACAGAAGAACTCGTATTGTGGTTATGCCAAAAATCGATCAATTCTACGATATGATTGAAAAAGAAATGAAGAAACAAGCGAAATAA